A genomic stretch from Prionailurus bengalensis isolate Pbe53 chromosome E2, Fcat_Pben_1.1_paternal_pri, whole genome shotgun sequence includes:
- the DMKN gene encoding dermokine isoform X7 yields MRLQGSLACLLLALCLGSGGAGPLPKEGEGAGAGVEEAVGHGMGDAIGKGVGDAISQGVEEAAGEGTGGTAGSASRGATNRGMEEAARVLGNPGGEAGRQAENIIRRGGDAVHSSWQGVSGGNGAWGTDGQPPSGGHGIFGSQGGFGGHSQGNPGGPGTPWGQGYPGGSDGSFGTHSQGGAWGQGANGGSLNLGPNAQGTVVQPGYGSVRGSSSSHTECTNPPPSGSGGSSGNSGGSGGSSGGSSGSGGGSSGGSGSGGGSSGGSGGGSSGGNGGSNYGPSWDRPLENSRNFDQSSYSGSQGHSSGSSSGSSGGGSGGGNKPECDNPGNEVRVSGGSGGQGFQGGQGGPGSSGDIREISKEGSHLVGGSQGNYQWQGSGGEAVSGINTLNSQTSPGLFNFDTFWKNFKSKLGFINWDAINKDQRSFRTP; encoded by the exons ATGAGGTTGCAGGGCTCCCTAGCCTGCCTCCTGCTGGCCCTGTGCCTGGGCAGTGGGGGGGCCGGCCCGTTGCCGAAAGAAGGGGAGGGTGCGGGAGCAGGTGTCGAGGAGGCCGTGGGACACGGGATGGGAGACGCCATTGGAAAGGGGGTGGGAGATGCCATCAGCCAAGGAGTCGAAGAGGCTGCTGGCGAAGGGACCGGAGGGACCGCCGGCTCTGCAAGCAGGGGGGCCACGAACCGTGGCATGGAGGAGGCAGCCCGCGTCCTTGGGAACCCTGGGggtgaggcaggcaggcaggctgagAACATCATTCGCCGCGGAGGAGATGCGGTTCACAGCTCCTGGCAGGGCGTGTCTGGCGGCAACGGTGCTTGG GGAACCGATGGCCAACCTCCATCTGGAGGCCATGGCATCTTTGGCTCCCAGGGTGGCTTTGGAGGCCACAGCCAGGGCAACCCTGGAGGCCCGGGGACTCCTTGGGGCCAGGGATACCCCGGAGGTTCAGATGGCAGCTTCGGAACCCACTCTCAGGGAGGCGCCTGGGGCCAAGGAGCCAATGGAGGATCTTTGAACTTGGGGCCCAACGCTCAG GGGACCGTGGTCCAGCCCGGGTACGGCTCAGTGAGAGGCAGCAGCAGCTCACACACAGAG TGCACCAACCCCCCGCCATCTGGCTCAGGCGGAAGCTCTGGCAACTCCGGGG GCAGCGGTGGCAGCAGCGGTGGCAGCAGTGGCAGTGGCGGTGGCAGCAGCGGTGGCAGTGGCAGCGGCGGTGGCAGCAGCGGTGGCAGCGGTGGTGGCAGCAGCGGTGGCAATGGTGGCAGCAATTATGGGCCCAGCTGG GACCGTCCCTTAGAAAATTCTAGGAATTTTGATCAAAGCAGCTACTCAGGCTCCCAG GGACACAGTTCTGGCTCTTCCTCGGGTAGCAGTGGCGGTGGAAGCGGTGGTGGAAATAAACCCGAG tgtgACAACCCAGGGAATGAAGTCCGCGTGTCTGGAGGATCTGGGGGTCAG GGCTTCcaaggaggacagggagggccCGGCAGCTCTGGTGACATCAGG gaAATAAGCAAAGAAGGCAGTCACCTCGTTGGGGGCTCCCAAGGCAATTATCAG TGGCAAGGGTCCGGTGGTGAAGCTGTCAGTGGGATCAATACCTTG AACTCTCAGACATCTCCTGGGCTCTTCAACTTCGACACTTTCTGGAAG AATTTTAAATCCAAGCTCGGTTTCATTAACTGGGATGCCATAAACAAG GACCAGAGGAGCTTTCGCACCCCGTGA
- the DMKN gene encoding dermokine isoform X5, whose product MRLQGSLACLLLALCLGSGGAGPLPKEGEGAGAGVEEAVGHGMGDAIGKGVGDAISQGVEEAAGEGTGGTAGSASRGATNRGMEEAARVLGNPGGEAGRQAENIIRRGGDAVHSSWQGVSGGNGAWGTDGQPPSGGHGIFGSQGGFGGHSQGNPGGPGTPWGQGYPGGSDGSFGTHSQGGAWGQGANGGSLNLGPNAQGTVVQPGYGSVRGSSSSHTECTNPPPSGSGGSSGNSGGSGGSSGGSSGSGGGSSGGSGSGGGSSGGSGGGSSGGNGGSNYGPSWDRPLENSRNFDQSSYSGSQGHSSGSSSGSSGGGSGGGNKPECDNPGNEVRVSGGSGGQEISKEGSHLVGGSQGNYQWQGSGGEAVSGINTLNSQTSPGLFNFDTFWKNFKSKLGFINWDAINKGQVPSPSTRALLYFSRLWEDFKHNTPFLNWKAIIEGADASSLQKRSGGAGPSGTGWQEVAAVTSKHNYYQQAHPTPSGGQYSAKTPSKGVVTPSSSASRVQPGLLRWVKFW is encoded by the exons ATGAGGTTGCAGGGCTCCCTAGCCTGCCTCCTGCTGGCCCTGTGCCTGGGCAGTGGGGGGGCCGGCCCGTTGCCGAAAGAAGGGGAGGGTGCGGGAGCAGGTGTCGAGGAGGCCGTGGGACACGGGATGGGAGACGCCATTGGAAAGGGGGTGGGAGATGCCATCAGCCAAGGAGTCGAAGAGGCTGCTGGCGAAGGGACCGGAGGGACCGCCGGCTCTGCAAGCAGGGGGGCCACGAACCGTGGCATGGAGGAGGCAGCCCGCGTCCTTGGGAACCCTGGGggtgaggcaggcaggcaggctgagAACATCATTCGCCGCGGAGGAGATGCGGTTCACAGCTCCTGGCAGGGCGTGTCTGGCGGCAACGGTGCTTGG GGAACCGATGGCCAACCTCCATCTGGAGGCCATGGCATCTTTGGCTCCCAGGGTGGCTTTGGAGGCCACAGCCAGGGCAACCCTGGAGGCCCGGGGACTCCTTGGGGCCAGGGATACCCCGGAGGTTCAGATGGCAGCTTCGGAACCCACTCTCAGGGAGGCGCCTGGGGCCAAGGAGCCAATGGAGGATCTTTGAACTTGGGGCCCAACGCTCAG GGGACCGTGGTCCAGCCCGGGTACGGCTCAGTGAGAGGCAGCAGCAGCTCACACACAGAG TGCACCAACCCCCCGCCATCTGGCTCAGGCGGAAGCTCTGGCAACTCCGGGG GCAGCGGTGGCAGCAGCGGTGGCAGCAGTGGCAGTGGCGGTGGCAGCAGCGGTGGCAGTGGCAGCGGCGGTGGCAGCAGCGGTGGCAGCGGTGGTGGCAGCAGCGGTGGCAATGGTGGCAGCAATTATGGGCCCAGCTGG GACCGTCCCTTAGAAAATTCTAGGAATTTTGATCAAAGCAGCTACTCAGGCTCCCAG GGACACAGTTCTGGCTCTTCCTCGGGTAGCAGTGGCGGTGGAAGCGGTGGTGGAAATAAACCCGAG tgtgACAACCCAGGGAATGAAGTCCGCGTGTCTGGAGGATCTGGGGGTCAG gaAATAAGCAAAGAAGGCAGTCACCTCGTTGGGGGCTCCCAAGGCAATTATCAG TGGCAAGGGTCCGGTGGTGAAGCTGTCAGTGGGATCAATACCTTG AACTCTCAGACATCTCCTGGGCTCTTCAACTTCGACACTTTCTGGAAG AATTTTAAATCCAAGCTCGGTTTCATTAACTGGGATGCCATAAACAAG GGCCAAGTCCCGTCCCCCAGCACGCGGGCCCTCCTCTACTTCAGCCGGCTCTGGGAG gATTTCAAACACAACACCCCTTTCCTGAACTGGAAAGCAATTATCGAG GGCGCCGATGCGTCATCGCTCCAGAAGAGGTCGGGCGGCGCCGGTCCG TCTGGCACGGGATGGCAAGAGGTGGCGGCCGTAACTTCTAAG CACAACTATTACCAGCAGGCACACCCTACTCCTTCTGGTGGGCAGTACTCAGCCAAGACCCCCTCTAAG GGGGTAGTCACGCCTTCTTCCTCG GCTTCCCGGGTGCAGCCCGGCCTGCTGCGGTGGGTGAAGTTCTGGTAG
- the DMKN gene encoding dermokine isoform X6 produces MRLQGSLACLLLALCLGSGGAGPLPKEGEGAGAGVEEAVGHGMGDAIGKGVGDAISQGVEEAAGEGTGGTAGSASRGATNRGMEEAARVLGNPGGEAGRQAENIIRRGGDAVHSSWQGVSGGNGAWGTDGQPPSGGHGIFGSQGGFGGHSQGNPGGPGTPWGQGYPGGSDGSFGTHSQGGAWGQGANGGSLNLGPNAQGTVVQPGYGSVRGSSSSHTECTNPPPSGSGGSSGNSGGSGGSSGGSSGSGGGSSGGSGSGGGSSGGSGGGSSGGNGGSNYGPSWDRPLENSRNFDQSSYSGSQGHSSGSSSGSSGGGSGGGNKPECDNPGNEVRVSGGSGGQEISKEGSHLVGGSQGNYQNSQTSPGLFNFDTFWKNFKSKLGFINWDAINKGQVPSPSTRALLYFSRLWEDFKHNTPFLNWKAIIEGADASSLQKRSGGAGPSGTGWQEVAAVTSKHNYYQQAHPTPSGGQYSAKTPSKGVVTPSSSASRVQPGLLRWVKFW; encoded by the exons ATGAGGTTGCAGGGCTCCCTAGCCTGCCTCCTGCTGGCCCTGTGCCTGGGCAGTGGGGGGGCCGGCCCGTTGCCGAAAGAAGGGGAGGGTGCGGGAGCAGGTGTCGAGGAGGCCGTGGGACACGGGATGGGAGACGCCATTGGAAAGGGGGTGGGAGATGCCATCAGCCAAGGAGTCGAAGAGGCTGCTGGCGAAGGGACCGGAGGGACCGCCGGCTCTGCAAGCAGGGGGGCCACGAACCGTGGCATGGAGGAGGCAGCCCGCGTCCTTGGGAACCCTGGGggtgaggcaggcaggcaggctgagAACATCATTCGCCGCGGAGGAGATGCGGTTCACAGCTCCTGGCAGGGCGTGTCTGGCGGCAACGGTGCTTGG GGAACCGATGGCCAACCTCCATCTGGAGGCCATGGCATCTTTGGCTCCCAGGGTGGCTTTGGAGGCCACAGCCAGGGCAACCCTGGAGGCCCGGGGACTCCTTGGGGCCAGGGATACCCCGGAGGTTCAGATGGCAGCTTCGGAACCCACTCTCAGGGAGGCGCCTGGGGCCAAGGAGCCAATGGAGGATCTTTGAACTTGGGGCCCAACGCTCAG GGGACCGTGGTCCAGCCCGGGTACGGCTCAGTGAGAGGCAGCAGCAGCTCACACACAGAG TGCACCAACCCCCCGCCATCTGGCTCAGGCGGAAGCTCTGGCAACTCCGGGG GCAGCGGTGGCAGCAGCGGTGGCAGCAGTGGCAGTGGCGGTGGCAGCAGCGGTGGCAGTGGCAGCGGCGGTGGCAGCAGCGGTGGCAGCGGTGGTGGCAGCAGCGGTGGCAATGGTGGCAGCAATTATGGGCCCAGCTGG GACCGTCCCTTAGAAAATTCTAGGAATTTTGATCAAAGCAGCTACTCAGGCTCCCAG GGACACAGTTCTGGCTCTTCCTCGGGTAGCAGTGGCGGTGGAAGCGGTGGTGGAAATAAACCCGAG tgtgACAACCCAGGGAATGAAGTCCGCGTGTCTGGAGGATCTGGGGGTCAG gaAATAAGCAAAGAAGGCAGTCACCTCGTTGGGGGCTCCCAAGGCAATTATCAG AACTCTCAGACATCTCCTGGGCTCTTCAACTTCGACACTTTCTGGAAG AATTTTAAATCCAAGCTCGGTTTCATTAACTGGGATGCCATAAACAAG GGCCAAGTCCCGTCCCCCAGCACGCGGGCCCTCCTCTACTTCAGCCGGCTCTGGGAG gATTTCAAACACAACACCCCTTTCCTGAACTGGAAAGCAATTATCGAG GGCGCCGATGCGTCATCGCTCCAGAAGAGGTCGGGCGGCGCCGGTCCG TCTGGCACGGGATGGCAAGAGGTGGCGGCCGTAACTTCTAAG CACAACTATTACCAGCAGGCACACCCTACTCCTTCTGGTGGGCAGTACTCAGCCAAGACCCCCTCTAAG GGGGTAGTCACGCCTTCTTCCTCG GCTTCCCGGGTGCAGCCCGGCCTGCTGCGGTGGGTGAAGTTCTGGTAG
- the DMKN gene encoding dermokine isoform X1, with the protein MRLQGSLACLLLALCLGSGGAGPLPKEGEGAGAGVEEAVGHGMGDAIGKGVGDAISQGVEEAAGEGTGGTAGSASRGATNRGMEEAARVLGNPGGEAGRQAENIIRRGGDAVHSSWQGVSGGNGAWGTDGQPPSGGHGIFGSQGGFGGHSQGNPGGPGTPWGQGYPGGSDGSFGTHSQGGAWGQGANGGSLNLGPNAQGTVVQPGYGSVRGSSSSHTECTNPPPSGSGGSSGNSGGSGGSSGGSSGSGGGSSGGSGSGGGSSGGSGGGSSGGNGGSNYGPSWDRPLENSRNFDQSSYSGSQGHSSGSSSGSSGGGSGGGNKPECDNPGNEVRVSGGSGGQGFQGGQGGPGSSGDIREISKEGSHLVGGSQGNYQWQGSGGEAVSGINTLNSQTSPGLFNFDTFWKNFKSKLGFINWDAINKGQVPSPSTRALLYFSRLWEDFKHNTPFLNWKAIIEGADASSLQKRSGGAGPSGTGWQEVAAVTSKHNYYQQAHPTPSGGQYSAKTPSKGVVTPSSSASRVQPGLLRWVKFW; encoded by the exons ATGAGGTTGCAGGGCTCCCTAGCCTGCCTCCTGCTGGCCCTGTGCCTGGGCAGTGGGGGGGCCGGCCCGTTGCCGAAAGAAGGGGAGGGTGCGGGAGCAGGTGTCGAGGAGGCCGTGGGACACGGGATGGGAGACGCCATTGGAAAGGGGGTGGGAGATGCCATCAGCCAAGGAGTCGAAGAGGCTGCTGGCGAAGGGACCGGAGGGACCGCCGGCTCTGCAAGCAGGGGGGCCACGAACCGTGGCATGGAGGAGGCAGCCCGCGTCCTTGGGAACCCTGGGggtgaggcaggcaggcaggctgagAACATCATTCGCCGCGGAGGAGATGCGGTTCACAGCTCCTGGCAGGGCGTGTCTGGCGGCAACGGTGCTTGG GGAACCGATGGCCAACCTCCATCTGGAGGCCATGGCATCTTTGGCTCCCAGGGTGGCTTTGGAGGCCACAGCCAGGGCAACCCTGGAGGCCCGGGGACTCCTTGGGGCCAGGGATACCCCGGAGGTTCAGATGGCAGCTTCGGAACCCACTCTCAGGGAGGCGCCTGGGGCCAAGGAGCCAATGGAGGATCTTTGAACTTGGGGCCCAACGCTCAG GGGACCGTGGTCCAGCCCGGGTACGGCTCAGTGAGAGGCAGCAGCAGCTCACACACAGAG TGCACCAACCCCCCGCCATCTGGCTCAGGCGGAAGCTCTGGCAACTCCGGGG GCAGCGGTGGCAGCAGCGGTGGCAGCAGTGGCAGTGGCGGTGGCAGCAGCGGTGGCAGTGGCAGCGGCGGTGGCAGCAGCGGTGGCAGCGGTGGTGGCAGCAGCGGTGGCAATGGTGGCAGCAATTATGGGCCCAGCTGG GACCGTCCCTTAGAAAATTCTAGGAATTTTGATCAAAGCAGCTACTCAGGCTCCCAG GGACACAGTTCTGGCTCTTCCTCGGGTAGCAGTGGCGGTGGAAGCGGTGGTGGAAATAAACCCGAG tgtgACAACCCAGGGAATGAAGTCCGCGTGTCTGGAGGATCTGGGGGTCAG GGCTTCcaaggaggacagggagggccCGGCAGCTCTGGTGACATCAGG gaAATAAGCAAAGAAGGCAGTCACCTCGTTGGGGGCTCCCAAGGCAATTATCAG TGGCAAGGGTCCGGTGGTGAAGCTGTCAGTGGGATCAATACCTTG AACTCTCAGACATCTCCTGGGCTCTTCAACTTCGACACTTTCTGGAAG AATTTTAAATCCAAGCTCGGTTTCATTAACTGGGATGCCATAAACAAG GGCCAAGTCCCGTCCCCCAGCACGCGGGCCCTCCTCTACTTCAGCCGGCTCTGGGAG gATTTCAAACACAACACCCCTTTCCTGAACTGGAAAGCAATTATCGAG GGCGCCGATGCGTCATCGCTCCAGAAGAGGTCGGGCGGCGCCGGTCCG TCTGGCACGGGATGGCAAGAGGTGGCGGCCGTAACTTCTAAG CACAACTATTACCAGCAGGCACACCCTACTCCTTCTGGTGGGCAGTACTCAGCCAAGACCCCCTCTAAG GGGGTAGTCACGCCTTCTTCCTCG GCTTCCCGGGTGCAGCCCGGCCTGCTGCGGTGGGTGAAGTTCTGGTAG
- the DMKN gene encoding dermokine isoform X2: MRLQGSLACLLLALCLGSGGAGPLPKEGEGAGAGVEEAVGHGMGDAIGKGVGDAISQGVEEAAGEGTGGTAGSASRGATNRGMEEAARVLGNPGGEAGRQAENIIRRGGDAVHSSWQGVSGGNGAWGTDGQPPSGGHGIFGSQGGFGGHSQGNPGGPGTPWGQGYPGGSDGSFGTHSQGGAWGQGANGGSLNLGPNAQGTVVQPGYGSVRGSSSSHTECTNPPPSGSGGSSGNSGGSGGSGGGSGGSGSGGGSSGGSGGGSSGGNGGSNYGPSWDRPLENSRNFDQSSYSGSQGHSSGSSSGSSGGGSGGGNKPECDNPGNEVRVSGGSGGQGFQGGQGGPGSSGDIREISKEGSHLVGGSQGNYQWQGSGGEAVSGINTLNSQTSPGLFNFDTFWKNFKSKLGFINWDAINKGQVPSPSTRALLYFSRLWEDFKHNTPFLNWKAIIEGADASSLQKRSGGAGPSGTGWQEVAAVTSKHNYYQQAHPTPSGGQYSAKTPSKGVVTPSSSASRVQPGLLRWVKFW, encoded by the exons ATGAGGTTGCAGGGCTCCCTAGCCTGCCTCCTGCTGGCCCTGTGCCTGGGCAGTGGGGGGGCCGGCCCGTTGCCGAAAGAAGGGGAGGGTGCGGGAGCAGGTGTCGAGGAGGCCGTGGGACACGGGATGGGAGACGCCATTGGAAAGGGGGTGGGAGATGCCATCAGCCAAGGAGTCGAAGAGGCTGCTGGCGAAGGGACCGGAGGGACCGCCGGCTCTGCAAGCAGGGGGGCCACGAACCGTGGCATGGAGGAGGCAGCCCGCGTCCTTGGGAACCCTGGGggtgaggcaggcaggcaggctgagAACATCATTCGCCGCGGAGGAGATGCGGTTCACAGCTCCTGGCAGGGCGTGTCTGGCGGCAACGGTGCTTGG GGAACCGATGGCCAACCTCCATCTGGAGGCCATGGCATCTTTGGCTCCCAGGGTGGCTTTGGAGGCCACAGCCAGGGCAACCCTGGAGGCCCGGGGACTCCTTGGGGCCAGGGATACCCCGGAGGTTCAGATGGCAGCTTCGGAACCCACTCTCAGGGAGGCGCCTGGGGCCAAGGAGCCAATGGAGGATCTTTGAACTTGGGGCCCAACGCTCAG GGGACCGTGGTCCAGCCCGGGTACGGCTCAGTGAGAGGCAGCAGCAGCTCACACACAGAG TGCACCAACCCCCCGCCATCTGGCTCAGGCGGAAGCTCTGGCAACTCCGGG gGAAGCGGTGGCAGCGGCGGTG GCAGCGGTGGCAGTGGCAGCGGCGGTGGCAGCAGCGGTGGCAGCGGTGGTGGCAGCAGCGGTGGCAATGGTGGCAGCAATTATGGGCCCAGCTGG GACCGTCCCTTAGAAAATTCTAGGAATTTTGATCAAAGCAGCTACTCAGGCTCCCAG GGACACAGTTCTGGCTCTTCCTCGGGTAGCAGTGGCGGTGGAAGCGGTGGTGGAAATAAACCCGAG tgtgACAACCCAGGGAATGAAGTCCGCGTGTCTGGAGGATCTGGGGGTCAG GGCTTCcaaggaggacagggagggccCGGCAGCTCTGGTGACATCAGG gaAATAAGCAAAGAAGGCAGTCACCTCGTTGGGGGCTCCCAAGGCAATTATCAG TGGCAAGGGTCCGGTGGTGAAGCTGTCAGTGGGATCAATACCTTG AACTCTCAGACATCTCCTGGGCTCTTCAACTTCGACACTTTCTGGAAG AATTTTAAATCCAAGCTCGGTTTCATTAACTGGGATGCCATAAACAAG GGCCAAGTCCCGTCCCCCAGCACGCGGGCCCTCCTCTACTTCAGCCGGCTCTGGGAG gATTTCAAACACAACACCCCTTTCCTGAACTGGAAAGCAATTATCGAG GGCGCCGATGCGTCATCGCTCCAGAAGAGGTCGGGCGGCGCCGGTCCG TCTGGCACGGGATGGCAAGAGGTGGCGGCCGTAACTTCTAAG CACAACTATTACCAGCAGGCACACCCTACTCCTTCTGGTGGGCAGTACTCAGCCAAGACCCCCTCTAAG GGGGTAGTCACGCCTTCTTCCTCG GCTTCCCGGGTGCAGCCCGGCCTGCTGCGGTGGGTGAAGTTCTGGTAG
- the DMKN gene encoding dermokine isoform X4, translated as MRLQGSLACLLLALCLGSGGAGPLPKEGEGAGAGVEEAVGHGMGDAIGKGVGDAISQGVEEAAGEGTGGTAGSASRGATNRGMEEAARVLGNPGGEAGRQAENIIRRGGDAVHSSWQGVSGGNGAWGTDGQPPSGGHGIFGSQGGFGGHSQGNPGGPGTPWGQGYPGGSDGSFGTHSQGGAWGQGANGGSLNLGPNAQGTVVQPGYGSVRGSSSSHTECTNPPPSGSGGSSGNSGGSGGSSGGSSGSGGGSSGGSGSGGGSSGGSGGGSSGGNGGSNYGPSWDRPLENSRNFDQSSYSGSQGHSSGSSSGSSGGGSGGGNKPECDNPGNEVRVSGGSGGQGFQGGQGGPGSSGDIREISKEGSHLVGGSQGNYQNSQTSPGLFNFDTFWKNFKSKLGFINWDAINKGQVPSPSTRALLYFSRLWEDFKHNTPFLNWKAIIEGADASSLQKRSGGAGPSGTGWQEVAAVTSKHNYYQQAHPTPSGGQYSAKTPSKGVVTPSSSASRVQPGLLRWVKFW; from the exons ATGAGGTTGCAGGGCTCCCTAGCCTGCCTCCTGCTGGCCCTGTGCCTGGGCAGTGGGGGGGCCGGCCCGTTGCCGAAAGAAGGGGAGGGTGCGGGAGCAGGTGTCGAGGAGGCCGTGGGACACGGGATGGGAGACGCCATTGGAAAGGGGGTGGGAGATGCCATCAGCCAAGGAGTCGAAGAGGCTGCTGGCGAAGGGACCGGAGGGACCGCCGGCTCTGCAAGCAGGGGGGCCACGAACCGTGGCATGGAGGAGGCAGCCCGCGTCCTTGGGAACCCTGGGggtgaggcaggcaggcaggctgagAACATCATTCGCCGCGGAGGAGATGCGGTTCACAGCTCCTGGCAGGGCGTGTCTGGCGGCAACGGTGCTTGG GGAACCGATGGCCAACCTCCATCTGGAGGCCATGGCATCTTTGGCTCCCAGGGTGGCTTTGGAGGCCACAGCCAGGGCAACCCTGGAGGCCCGGGGACTCCTTGGGGCCAGGGATACCCCGGAGGTTCAGATGGCAGCTTCGGAACCCACTCTCAGGGAGGCGCCTGGGGCCAAGGAGCCAATGGAGGATCTTTGAACTTGGGGCCCAACGCTCAG GGGACCGTGGTCCAGCCCGGGTACGGCTCAGTGAGAGGCAGCAGCAGCTCACACACAGAG TGCACCAACCCCCCGCCATCTGGCTCAGGCGGAAGCTCTGGCAACTCCGGGG GCAGCGGTGGCAGCAGCGGTGGCAGCAGTGGCAGTGGCGGTGGCAGCAGCGGTGGCAGTGGCAGCGGCGGTGGCAGCAGCGGTGGCAGCGGTGGTGGCAGCAGCGGTGGCAATGGTGGCAGCAATTATGGGCCCAGCTGG GACCGTCCCTTAGAAAATTCTAGGAATTTTGATCAAAGCAGCTACTCAGGCTCCCAG GGACACAGTTCTGGCTCTTCCTCGGGTAGCAGTGGCGGTGGAAGCGGTGGTGGAAATAAACCCGAG tgtgACAACCCAGGGAATGAAGTCCGCGTGTCTGGAGGATCTGGGGGTCAG GGCTTCcaaggaggacagggagggccCGGCAGCTCTGGTGACATCAGG gaAATAAGCAAAGAAGGCAGTCACCTCGTTGGGGGCTCCCAAGGCAATTATCAG AACTCTCAGACATCTCCTGGGCTCTTCAACTTCGACACTTTCTGGAAG AATTTTAAATCCAAGCTCGGTTTCATTAACTGGGATGCCATAAACAAG GGCCAAGTCCCGTCCCCCAGCACGCGGGCCCTCCTCTACTTCAGCCGGCTCTGGGAG gATTTCAAACACAACACCCCTTTCCTGAACTGGAAAGCAATTATCGAG GGCGCCGATGCGTCATCGCTCCAGAAGAGGTCGGGCGGCGCCGGTCCG TCTGGCACGGGATGGCAAGAGGTGGCGGCCGTAACTTCTAAG CACAACTATTACCAGCAGGCACACCCTACTCCTTCTGGTGGGCAGTACTCAGCCAAGACCCCCTCTAAG GGGGTAGTCACGCCTTCTTCCTCG GCTTCCCGGGTGCAGCCCGGCCTGCTGCGGTGGGTGAAGTTCTGGTAG
- the DMKN gene encoding dermokine isoform X3: MRLQGSLACLLLALCLGSGGAGPLPKEGEGAGAGVEEAVGHGMGDAIGKGVGDAISQGVEEAAGEGTGGTAGSASRGATNRGMEEAARVLGNPGGEAGRQAENIIRRGGDAVHSSWQGVSGGNGAWGTDGQPPSGGHGIFGSQGGFGGHSQGNPGGPGTPWGQGYPGGSDGSFGTHSQGGAWGQGANGGSLNLGPNAQGTVVQPGYGSVRGSSSSHTECTNPPPSGSGGSSGNSGGSGGSSGGSSGSGGGSSGGSGSGGGSSGGSGGGSSGGNGGSNYGPSWDRPLENSRNFDQSSYSGSQGHSSGSSSGSSGGGSGGGNKPECDNPGNEVRVSGGSGGQGFQGGQGGPGSSGDIREISKEGSHLVGGSQGNYQWQGSGGEAVSGINTLNSQTSPGLFNFDTFWKNFKSKLGFINWDAINKGQVPSPSTRALLYFSRLWEDFKHNTPFLNWKAIIEGADASSLQKRSGGAGPSGTGWQEVAAVTSKHNYYQQAHPTPSGGQYSAKTPSKASRVQPGLLRWVKFW, from the exons ATGAGGTTGCAGGGCTCCCTAGCCTGCCTCCTGCTGGCCCTGTGCCTGGGCAGTGGGGGGGCCGGCCCGTTGCCGAAAGAAGGGGAGGGTGCGGGAGCAGGTGTCGAGGAGGCCGTGGGACACGGGATGGGAGACGCCATTGGAAAGGGGGTGGGAGATGCCATCAGCCAAGGAGTCGAAGAGGCTGCTGGCGAAGGGACCGGAGGGACCGCCGGCTCTGCAAGCAGGGGGGCCACGAACCGTGGCATGGAGGAGGCAGCCCGCGTCCTTGGGAACCCTGGGggtgaggcaggcaggcaggctgagAACATCATTCGCCGCGGAGGAGATGCGGTTCACAGCTCCTGGCAGGGCGTGTCTGGCGGCAACGGTGCTTGG GGAACCGATGGCCAACCTCCATCTGGAGGCCATGGCATCTTTGGCTCCCAGGGTGGCTTTGGAGGCCACAGCCAGGGCAACCCTGGAGGCCCGGGGACTCCTTGGGGCCAGGGATACCCCGGAGGTTCAGATGGCAGCTTCGGAACCCACTCTCAGGGAGGCGCCTGGGGCCAAGGAGCCAATGGAGGATCTTTGAACTTGGGGCCCAACGCTCAG GGGACCGTGGTCCAGCCCGGGTACGGCTCAGTGAGAGGCAGCAGCAGCTCACACACAGAG TGCACCAACCCCCCGCCATCTGGCTCAGGCGGAAGCTCTGGCAACTCCGGGG GCAGCGGTGGCAGCAGCGGTGGCAGCAGTGGCAGTGGCGGTGGCAGCAGCGGTGGCAGTGGCAGCGGCGGTGGCAGCAGCGGTGGCAGCGGTGGTGGCAGCAGCGGTGGCAATGGTGGCAGCAATTATGGGCCCAGCTGG GACCGTCCCTTAGAAAATTCTAGGAATTTTGATCAAAGCAGCTACTCAGGCTCCCAG GGACACAGTTCTGGCTCTTCCTCGGGTAGCAGTGGCGGTGGAAGCGGTGGTGGAAATAAACCCGAG tgtgACAACCCAGGGAATGAAGTCCGCGTGTCTGGAGGATCTGGGGGTCAG GGCTTCcaaggaggacagggagggccCGGCAGCTCTGGTGACATCAGG gaAATAAGCAAAGAAGGCAGTCACCTCGTTGGGGGCTCCCAAGGCAATTATCAG TGGCAAGGGTCCGGTGGTGAAGCTGTCAGTGGGATCAATACCTTG AACTCTCAGACATCTCCTGGGCTCTTCAACTTCGACACTTTCTGGAAG AATTTTAAATCCAAGCTCGGTTTCATTAACTGGGATGCCATAAACAAG GGCCAAGTCCCGTCCCCCAGCACGCGGGCCCTCCTCTACTTCAGCCGGCTCTGGGAG gATTTCAAACACAACACCCCTTTCCTGAACTGGAAAGCAATTATCGAG GGCGCCGATGCGTCATCGCTCCAGAAGAGGTCGGGCGGCGCCGGTCCG TCTGGCACGGGATGGCAAGAGGTGGCGGCCGTAACTTCTAAG CACAACTATTACCAGCAGGCACACCCTACTCCTTCTGGTGGGCAGTACTCAGCCAAGACCCCCTCTAAG GCTTCCCGGGTGCAGCCCGGCCTGCTGCGGTGGGTGAAGTTCTGGTAG